In Deinococcus terrestris, one DNA window encodes the following:
- a CDS encoding Nif3-like dinuclear metal center hexameric protein codes for MTLPTLTDLARWLGAKLGESEPLRRDGPTEVRRLALALEPADLPPTLEADALFLHRSRRVGDGWPGLGVLAAHDGFDDQLTTGPNHRLARALGWSDVREVIREGKRVGISATPPQGTWREVREALLAELGGEDDSWPPAPDPSLPLRLALMNAMNPGLIAQVAEDGVRLYLTGQMRPSAVGAARERGLGVIALGHRRTELWGLRRLARELEEAFLGLETRVYGGA; via the coding sequence ATGACTCTGCCCACCCTCACCGACCTCGCCCGCTGGCTTGGGGCCAAACTGGGCGAGTCTGAGCCGCTGCGCCGGGACGGTCCCACCGAGGTACGGCGGCTGGCCCTCGCGCTGGAGCCCGCCGACCTGCCGCCCACGCTGGAGGCCGACGCCCTCTTCCTGCACCGCTCGCGCCGGGTGGGGGACGGCTGGCCGGGGCTGGGCGTGCTGGCGGCGCACGACGGCTTCGATGACCAGCTCACGACCGGGCCGAATCACCGCCTGGCGCGGGCGCTGGGCTGGAGCGACGTGCGCGAAGTCATCCGCGAGGGAAAGCGGGTGGGTATCTCGGCCACCCCGCCCCAGGGGACGTGGCGGGAGGTGCGGGAGGCGTTGCTGGCCGAACTCGGGGGCGAGGACGACTCGTGGCCGCCCGCGCCGGACCCTTCCCTCCCGCTGCGGCTGGCGCTGATGAACGCGATGAATCCGGGATTGATCGCGCAGGTCGCGGAGGATGGTGTGCGGCTCTACCTCACCGGCCAGATGCGGCCCTCGGCGGTGGGGGCGGCGCGGGAGCGTGGGCTGGGCGTGATCGCGCTGGGGCACCGCCGCACCGAGCTGTGGGGGCTGCGACGGCTGGCGCGGGAGCTGGAGGAGGCGTTTCTAGGGCTGGAGACGCGGGTGTACGGGGGCGCCTGA
- a CDS encoding DUF4062 domain-containing protein has translation MDKRYTVFVSSTYEDLKSHRDAVIRAIMRAGHIPLGMEAFGAANASQWKVITKTIDNADYYVLIIAHRYGSVSKETGLSFTEMEFNYALEMGIPCLVFPIHEDAYWDRKLTDANSDNVSEFKRRAMEDRLVAFWRDEAELKSEVTSALLNAFSDSPRPGWMRSPKNDSFETASEIARLSQENSELRQRISSEHSEINDIINFLKNKHIIVRYRENISHDEDYDEISASAIDVFNKLSSALISGVGEAYIIDYLVQRDDDGPYFIQSSYDAQSTMKSLVDSGLVDVDSSDKPGVKIYKMSQLGRKVLQSIVIRSVKTQIGE, from the coding sequence ATGGATAAGAGGTATACTGTCTTTGTTAGCAGTACTTATGAGGATTTGAAAAGCCATCGCGACGCTGTTATTAGAGCAATCATGCGCGCCGGTCATATCCCACTAGGTATGGAGGCTTTTGGTGCGGCGAATGCTAGTCAATGGAAGGTTATAACTAAAACCATTGACAATGCAGACTACTACGTTCTAATTATTGCACATAGGTACGGCTCTGTGAGCAAGGAGACAGGGCTGAGTTTCACTGAAATGGAGTTCAATTATGCTCTTGAGATGGGCATACCCTGCCTTGTCTTCCCAATACACGAGGACGCTTACTGGGATCGAAAACTTACCGACGCCAACTCAGATAATGTAAGCGAATTTAAAAGGCGTGCGATGGAGGACCGACTGGTGGCCTTTTGGAGAGATGAAGCCGAACTTAAATCAGAGGTGACATCCGCCCTATTAAACGCCTTCAGCGATTCTCCTAGGCCAGGCTGGATGAGATCACCAAAAAACGATAGCTTTGAAACAGCATCGGAGATTGCCAGATTGAGCCAAGAGAACTCTGAGCTTCGTCAAAGAATATCCTCAGAGCATTCAGAGATAAACGATATAATAAATTTTTTGAAGAATAAGCATATTATTGTTAGATATAGGGAGAATATTTCGCATGATGAAGACTATGATGAAATAAGCGCCTCCGCCATAGATGTATTTAATAAGCTTTCATCCGCTCTTATTAGTGGTGTGGGAGAGGCTTATATAATTGATTACTTAGTGCAACGAGATGACGACGGTCCCTACTTTATTCAGTCATCATACGATGCGCAATCTACTATGAAGTCATTGGTAGACTCTGGTCTAGTAGATGTGGATTCAAGCGACAAGCCTGGTGTGAAGATATATAAAATGAGTCAGCTTGGGAGGAAGGTCCTCCAAAGCATTGTTATTAGGTCCGTGAAAACGCAAATAGGAGAGTGA
- a CDS encoding NAD(P)/FAD-dependent oxidoreductase — translation MKTLILGAGYAGLAVATKLKPMPGLEALLVEQNPFHTFETRLHEAAAHNTRVTLPIEPLLRGTGVGFEQASVEGVDIDAREVTLKDGRVLTYDTLVVGLGSVTNFYRIPGLAEHASELKQLSDADEIYGFVNQVYSGEYEGNRDIVVGGAGLTGVELVTELAQRAEVLSKARGLPPFRIYLVEAGPKILPILDEALRQKAERVLRDYGIEILVGHRITQATEGSVTVQTADGEQKVIEAGKIIWTGGIQARDIVKGERLEKGPGGRIAVDEFLRAKNYPDVFVVGDMGLALNQEGKPVPTTAQHAGQQGRLTGKNILRLVRGEELEAYEPSTLGEFVSLGGLMAVGWMKLPWNQKLAITGGIAHVMKKASEWRWRASID, via the coding sequence ATGAAGACCCTGATCCTCGGTGCTGGCTACGCGGGCCTCGCGGTGGCCACCAAACTCAAGCCCATGCCGGGCCTCGAAGCCCTGCTGGTCGAACAAAACCCCTTTCATACCTTTGAGACCCGGCTGCATGAGGCCGCTGCCCACAACACCCGCGTGACCCTGCCCATCGAGCCGCTGCTGCGCGGCACGGGCGTGGGGTTCGAGCAGGCCTCGGTCGAGGGCGTGGACATTGACGCCCGCGAGGTCACCCTCAAGGACGGCCGCGTGCTGACCTACGACACGCTGGTCGTGGGCCTGGGGTCGGTCACCAACTTCTACCGGATTCCGGGGCTGGCCGAGCACGCCTCCGAACTCAAGCAGCTCAGCGACGCCGACGAGATCTACGGCTTCGTCAATCAGGTCTACTCGGGCGAGTACGAGGGCAACCGCGACATCGTGGTGGGCGGCGCGGGCCTGACCGGCGTCGAGCTGGTCACCGAGCTGGCGCAGCGGGCCGAGGTGCTCTCCAAGGCGCGGGGCCTGCCTCCCTTCCGCATCTACCTCGTGGAGGCCGGACCCAAGATCCTGCCTATCCTCGACGAGGCCCTGCGCCAGAAGGCCGAGCGCGTGCTGCGCGACTACGGCATCGAGATTCTGGTCGGCCACCGCATCACCCAGGCGACCGAGGGCAGCGTGACCGTGCAGACGGCAGACGGCGAGCAGAAGGTCATCGAGGCGGGCAAGATCATCTGGACCGGCGGCATCCAGGCCCGCGACATCGTCAAGGGTGAGCGGCTGGAGAAGGGTCCCGGCGGGCGCATCGCCGTGGACGAGTTCCTGCGGGCCAAGAACTACCCCGACGTGTTCGTGGTCGGGGACATGGGCCTCGCCCTGAACCAGGAAGGTAAGCCAGTGCCCACCACCGCGCAGCACGCCGGGCAGCAGGGTCGCCTGACGGGCAAGAACATCCTGCGCCTGGTGCGCGGCGAGGAGCTGGAGGCCTACGAACCCAGCACCCTGGGCGAGTTCGTGTCCCTCGGCGGCCTGATGGCGGTCGGCTGGATGAAGCTGCCCTGGAACCAGAAGCTCGCCATCACGGGCGGGATCGCCCACGTGATGAAAAAGGCCAGCGAGTGGCGCTGGCGGGCCAGCATCGACTGA
- a CDS encoding FAD binding domain-containing protein, with amino-acid sequence MYPVNFDYHRASSVQEALTMMAENPDLKVIAGGHSLLPAMRLRLAQPPALLDVFGLEELRGIRREGGTFVVGAMTTHAQVLRSELPLFPEVAHEVGDPMVRNRGTLGGSLAHADPSADYPAAALALGVEFVIRGMGGERVVPADEMFVGMFESAVQPGELLTHVRIPATVRASAYEKFKHPASHYAIAGVAVVRHADGQIRAAYTGAGEKAERLTLLEERLNAGQPAGEGLVDAANLLGDRFASPEYRAHLVDVLAGRAAARV; translated from the coding sequence ATGTACCCCGTCAACTTTGACTACCACCGCGCCAGCAGCGTGCAGGAAGCCCTGACGATGATGGCCGAGAATCCCGACCTCAAGGTGATCGCGGGGGGGCACTCGCTGCTGCCCGCCATGCGGCTGCGGCTGGCGCAACCGCCCGCCCTGCTCGATGTGTTCGGGCTGGAGGAACTGCGCGGCATCCGGCGCGAGGGCGGCACCTTCGTGGTCGGCGCGATGACCACCCACGCGCAGGTGCTGCGCTCGGAGCTGCCCCTCTTTCCCGAGGTCGCCCACGAGGTCGGGGACCCGATGGTCCGCAACCGGGGCACCCTCGGCGGCTCGCTCGCGCACGCCGATCCCAGCGCGGACTACCCGGCGGCGGCCCTGGCCCTCGGCGTGGAGTTCGTGATTCGGGGTATGGGAGGCGAGCGCGTGGTCCCCGCCGACGAGATGTTTGTGGGCATGTTCGAGAGCGCCGTGCAGCCCGGCGAACTGCTGACCCACGTCCGCATCCCGGCGACTGTGCGGGCCAGTGCCTACGAGAAGTTCAAACACCCGGCGAGCCACTACGCGATTGCGGGGGTGGCGGTCGTCAGGCACGCGGACGGACAGATTCGCGCCGCCTACACCGGAGCGGGGGAGAAGGCCGAGCGCCTGACCCTCCTCGAAGAACGCCTGAACGCGGGCCAGCCCGCCGGGGAGGGATTGGTGGACGCCGCGAACCTGCTGGGCGACCGCTTTGCCAGCCCCGAGTACCGGGCGCATCTGGTGGACGTGCTGGCGGGGCGGGCGGCGGCGAGGGTGTAG
- a CDS encoding xanthine dehydrogenase family protein molybdopterin-binding subunit, translated as MTDRTEKYMGQALKRKEDPRFITGAGQYTDDFVLPGMLHAAMVRSPYAHARITGIDKSSVEEMPGVVAVLTGEDVAAAGAGPIPVGWLLPDLKVPPHHAVAQGEVNHVGDIVAVVVAETRAQAEDAAALLAVDYDALPSVALGSAALEEGAPQVHDDVPGNVAFRWEIGDEAALNEAFNRAHKTVKVKLRNHRLVPNAIEPRASLAQFSPASGEYLLYTTSQNPHIHRLILAAFVLNIPEHKLRVISPDVGGGFGSKIFQYQEEVVVLLAARLLGKPIKWAARRSESFVSDMQGRDHESEAELAVDADGRMLGLRVNTVANLGAYLTLFAPAVPTYLYGTLLNGVYKFPAVHAKVTGVVTNTVPVDAYRGAGRPEATYLIERTVDVMAHELGMDPAEFRRINFIQPDEFPYQTPVALVYDSGNYEPALDMALDMMKYRELRAEQERMKGTNKILGVGVISYLEACGLAPSALVGQLGAQAGQWESSLVRVHPTGKVELYTGSHSHGQGHETAFPQIAADELQIPIEDIDLIHGDTGRMPYGWGTYGSRSAAVGGSALKMALQKITAKAKKIAAHLLEASEEDIEHEGGVFRVRGAPGQQKTFFDVALMAHLAHSLPDGMEPGLEATAFYDPKNFVYPFGTHVAVVEIDTDTGVVKLRDYGCVDDCGPLINPLIAEGQVHGGIAQGAGQALWEDAAYDEEGNFLAGTFMEYAVPRADDLPNFQTDHTVTPSPHNPLGVKGIGEAGTIASTAAVANAVMDALWHECRIAHLDMPYTSEKVWRAIREARQGAGMGQAADD; from the coding sequence ATGACCGACCGAACCGAGAAGTACATGGGCCAGGCCCTCAAGCGCAAGGAGGACCCGCGCTTTATCACCGGGGCGGGGCAGTACACCGACGACTTCGTGCTGCCGGGGATGCTGCACGCGGCGATGGTCCGCAGTCCCTACGCGCACGCCCGGATCACCGGGATTGACAAGAGCAGCGTGGAGGAGATGCCCGGCGTGGTCGCCGTCCTGACCGGCGAGGACGTGGCGGCGGCGGGCGCGGGGCCGATCCCGGTGGGCTGGCTGCTGCCCGACCTCAAGGTGCCCCCGCACCACGCGGTCGCGCAGGGCGAGGTCAACCACGTCGGGGACATCGTGGCCGTCGTGGTGGCCGAGACGCGGGCGCAGGCTGAGGACGCGGCGGCCCTGCTCGCGGTGGACTATGACGCCCTGCCCTCGGTGGCGCTGGGGAGCGCGGCCCTGGAGGAGGGTGCCCCGCAGGTCCACGACGACGTGCCCGGCAACGTGGCCTTCCGCTGGGAAATCGGGGACGAGGCGGCCCTGAACGAGGCCTTCAACCGGGCACACAAGACGGTGAAGGTGAAGCTGCGGAACCACCGCCTGGTGCCCAACGCGATTGAGCCGCGAGCGTCGCTGGCGCAGTTCTCGCCCGCGAGCGGCGAATACCTGCTGTACACGACCTCGCAGAATCCACATATCCACCGCCTGATCCTGGCCGCCTTCGTGCTAAACATCCCCGAGCATAAGCTGCGGGTCATCAGCCCGGACGTGGGCGGGGGCTTCGGCTCCAAGATTTTCCAGTATCAGGAGGAAGTGGTCGTGCTGCTCGCCGCCCGGCTGCTGGGCAAGCCGATCAAGTGGGCTGCCCGCCGCTCCGAGAGCTTCGTCTCCGACATGCAGGGCCGCGACCACGAATCGGAAGCCGAACTCGCCGTGGACGCGGACGGGCGGATGCTGGGATTGCGGGTGAACACGGTCGCCAACCTCGGCGCGTACCTCACCCTGTTCGCTCCCGCCGTGCCGACCTACCTGTATGGCACGCTGCTCAACGGCGTGTACAAGTTCCCAGCCGTTCACGCCAAGGTGACGGGCGTGGTCACCAACACCGTGCCCGTAGACGCCTACCGGGGCGCGGGCCGCCCGGAGGCCACCTACCTGATCGAGCGCACGGTGGACGTGATGGCGCACGAGCTGGGCATGGACCCGGCCGAGTTCCGCCGCATCAATTTCATCCAGCCCGACGAGTTCCCGTACCAGACGCCGGTCGCGCTCGTCTACGACTCCGGGAACTACGAACCCGCGCTCGACATGGCGCTGGACATGATGAAGTACCGCGAGCTCCGCGCCGAGCAGGAGCGGATGAAGGGCACGAACAAGATTCTGGGCGTCGGCGTGATCTCGTACCTCGAAGCGTGCGGGCTGGCGCCGTCCGCGCTCGTCGGTCAACTCGGGGCGCAGGCGGGGCAGTGGGAAAGCTCGCTGGTGCGCGTCCACCCCACCGGCAAGGTCGAGCTCTACACCGGCTCGCACAGCCACGGGCAGGGCCACGAGACGGCCTTCCCGCAGATCGCCGCCGACGAACTCCAGATTCCCATCGAGGACATCGACCTCATCCACGGCGACACGGGCCGGATGCCCTACGGCTGGGGCACCTACGGCTCACGCAGCGCGGCGGTGGGCGGCAGCGCGCTGAAGATGGCCCTCCAGAAGATCACCGCCAAGGCGAAAAAGATCGCCGCGCACCTTCTCGAAGCCTCGGAGGAGGACATCGAGCACGAGGGCGGCGTCTTCCGGGTGAGGGGCGCTCCGGGGCAGCAGAAGACCTTCTTCGACGTGGCGCTGATGGCCCACCTCGCCCACAGCCTGCCCGACGGCATGGAGCCGGGGCTGGAGGCGACCGCCTTCTACGACCCCAAGAACTTCGTGTACCCCTTCGGGACGCACGTGGCGGTCGTGGAGATCGACACCGATACGGGTGTGGTCAAGCTGCGCGACTACGGCTGCGTGGACGACTGCGGCCCGCTCATCAACCCGCTGATTGCCGAAGGGCAGGTCCACGGCGGCATCGCGCAGGGGGCGGGGCAGGCCCTCTGGGAGGACGCCGCCTACGACGAGGAGGGCAACTTCCTGGCCGGGACCTTCATGGAATACGCCGTGCCCCGCGCCGACGACCTGCCGAACTTCCAGACCGACCACACCGTCACCCCCAGCCCGCACAACCCCCTGGGGGTCAAGGGCATCGGGGAGGCGGGCACCATCGCCAGCACCGCCGCCGTCGCCAACGCCGTGATGGACGCCCTGTGGCACGAGTGCCGCATCGCGCATCTGGACATGCCCTATACCTCCGAGAAGGTCTGGCGGGCGATCCGCGAGGCCCGGCAGGGAGCGGGGATGGGGCAGGCGGCGGACGACTGA
- a CDS encoding DUF4388 domain-containing protein: MVRGDLAVFPFLPVMQMLLSSGRRGRLSVAHARGGEVWVEPGELVHARSGGLTGEGALQVLSTLDGGQFTFAPDVPAAERTLSLRREAALRRLIEESDAWGPLLHVFPDWSRPLRFTARWTEAQPVTRSQYMALSLVPEGLPLRTMLDRCGLPPRSALETIHPFVTAGLVEVA, translated from the coding sequence ATGGTGCGCGGTGATCTGGCGGTCTTTCCGTTCCTGCCCGTGATGCAGATGTTGCTGTCGAGCGGTCGCCGGGGGCGGCTGAGCGTGGCGCACGCACGGGGCGGCGAAGTGTGGGTCGAGCCGGGCGAGCTGGTTCACGCCCGCTCCGGGGGGCTGACCGGTGAGGGTGCCCTGCAGGTCCTGAGCACGCTGGACGGCGGGCAATTCACCTTCGCCCCCGACGTACCCGCCGCCGAGCGCACGCTCTCGCTGCGGCGCGAGGCGGCCCTGCGCCGACTCATTGAGGAGTCGGACGCCTGGGGGCCGCTGCTGCACGTCTTCCCTGACTGGAGCCGCCCGCTGCGCTTCACCGCCCGCTGGACCGAGGCCCAGCCCGTGACCCGTTCGCAGTACATGGCCCTCAGCCTCGTGCCCGAGGGGTTGCCGCTGCGAACCATGCTCGACCGCTGCGGACTTCCGCCCCGAAGCGCTCTGGAAACCATTCACCCCTTCGTGACGGCGGGGCTGGTGGAAGTCGCCTAA
- a CDS encoding NUDIX hydrolase, with product MTPAQIQQTGYELPLTEARTLAARLGCREKVLAYITRRPDELLVFEHESGFVDAGIQVPAGGLEPGETPEVAVLRETLEESGLGLSAPAHLASFHWTRGERSQVWHYYRLTAPPGTPEAWTHRVTDGERDRDMLFHLRFAPLSHPDLIAGYGYDAALPHLTRHLAALQGAPA from the coding sequence ATGACACCAGCGCAGATTCAGCAAACCGGATACGAACTTCCCCTAACCGAGGCGCGGACCCTGGCCGCCCGCCTGGGGTGCCGTGAGAAGGTTCTGGCGTACATCACCCGACGGCCGGACGAGCTGCTGGTTTTCGAGCACGAGTCTGGATTCGTGGACGCGGGCATTCAGGTGCCCGCCGGAGGACTGGAACCGGGCGAGACGCCGGAAGTAGCCGTCTTGCGCGAGACGTTGGAAGAAAGCGGCCTGGGCCTCAGCGCCCCCGCCCACCTCGCCTCGTTTCACTGGACGCGTGGGGAGCGGTCCCAGGTCTGGCATTACTACAGGCTGACCGCCCCGCCGGGGACGCCGGAGGCCTGGACCCACCGCGTCACCGACGGCGAACGCGACCGGGACATGCTCTTCCACCTGCGCTTCGCCCCGCTCAGCCACCCCGACCTGATCGCAGGCTACGGCTACGACGCCGCCCTCCCCCACCTGACCCGGCACCTCGCCGCCCTCCAAGGAGCCCCCGCATGA
- a CDS encoding valine--tRNA ligase: MTDLPTADTNDAALTKAFDPAAIEPGWAQRWRSEPFRADASSARPPFTIVIPPPNVTGNLHLGHALDNTLIDTLIRYKRMAGFEALYLPGTDHAGISTQVVVERQLKEEGKTRFDLGREAFLERVWDWKAQSGGMILEQLTRLGVSADWTRERFTMDEGLSKAVRAQFVRLYHQGLAYRGERIVNWDPASQTTLSELEIDREVRKGKMSTLSYRLEDPSAPASNGDPGEIRIATVRPETIFADQAIAVHPEDERFAHLIGQRARIPLTDRFIPIIADEAVEREFGVGALKITPAHDPTDFEIGERHGLARPSVIDLHGNLTSDLVPERFRGMERFAARKAVVAALTESGDLIEEKDHDTAIGLSERTKVPVEPIVSTQWFVNTRPMAGRVLEGLDAGEIRLTPERYGKVNRDWLENIRDWNISRQLWWGHQIPAWYDEEGNVYVPDPGNPELDCDQDPRYAHLNLRRDPDVFDTWFSSNLWPFSTMGWPDTDCEDYRKFYPTQVLVTGYDILFFWVARMEMAGYAMTGQAPFETVMLHGLYLDAKGQKMSKSKGNGIDPLELFGEYGVDACRFAFTSLSTGGQDIRHDPRRFEQGRNFANKLWNAARFARLRLAEAAPALTGDDELTRYVRSAVEQPDAHGSDPMRSRDVLAALRNRLDLTLADRWIISRLNAVTAEATAQLDEYDIGAAIRTLYAFTWDEFCDWYIEAAKPALAAGHLGTLATLKAVLEHILKLLHPFIPFITSELYTHLGHRRQIALHSWPQPDAALHDAEATRAFDALRAAVSAARSLKNELGLSPQDRLGVAVEGDLAATVLENARIVEGIARVTLVPELEGRTLSAVEQGVTVRAPLEGTVDIADWLGKQQKRLAELDKQIKQAQGKLNNAGFVARAPQEVVEEERRRVQDFSAQRERLEAVLAQFA; the protein is encoded by the coding sequence ATGACTGACCTCCCCACCGCTGACACGAACGATGCCGCCCTCACCAAAGCCTTCGACCCCGCCGCCATCGAACCCGGCTGGGCGCAGAGGTGGCGCAGCGAGCCCTTCCGTGCCGACGCGAGCAGCGCCCGCCCGCCCTTTACCATCGTGATTCCGCCGCCCAACGTGACCGGAAATCTGCACCTGGGGCACGCGCTGGACAACACGCTGATCGACACCCTGATCCGCTACAAGCGCATGGCGGGCTTCGAGGCGCTGTATCTGCCCGGCACCGACCACGCGGGCATCTCGACGCAGGTGGTGGTGGAGCGGCAACTCAAGGAGGAGGGAAAGACCCGCTTCGACCTAGGGCGCGAGGCCTTTCTGGAACGCGTCTGGGATTGGAAGGCGCAGTCGGGCGGCATGATTCTGGAGCAGCTCACCCGCCTGGGCGTCTCGGCGGACTGGACCCGCGAGCGCTTCACGATGGACGAGGGGCTCTCGAAGGCGGTGCGGGCGCAGTTCGTGCGGCTGTACCACCAGGGCCTCGCCTACCGGGGCGAGCGCATCGTGAACTGGGACCCGGCCTCGCAGACCACCCTGTCCGAGCTGGAAATCGACCGCGAGGTGAGGAAGGGCAAGATGTCCACCCTCTCCTACCGGCTGGAAGACCCCAGCGCCCCGGCCAGCAACGGCGACCCCGGCGAGATTCGTATCGCCACCGTGCGCCCGGAGACGATCTTCGCGGATCAGGCGATTGCCGTGCACCCGGAGGACGAGCGCTTCGCCCACCTGATCGGCCAGCGGGCGCGAATTCCGCTGACGGACCGCTTCATCCCCATCATCGCGGACGAGGCTGTGGAGCGCGAGTTCGGGGTGGGGGCGCTGAAGATCACGCCCGCGCACGACCCCACCGACTTCGAGATCGGGGAGCGGCATGGGCTGGCCCGTCCCAGCGTGATTGACCTACATGGCAACCTGACCTCGGACCTCGTGCCCGAGAGGTTCCGGGGGATGGAGCGTTTCGCCGCCCGCAAAGCGGTGGTGGCCGCGCTCACCGAATCCGGCGACCTGATCGAGGAGAAGGACCACGACACCGCCATCGGCCTGTCCGAGCGGACGAAAGTGCCCGTGGAACCCATCGTGAGCACCCAGTGGTTCGTGAACACGCGGCCGATGGCGGGGCGCGTGCTGGAGGGGCTGGACGCGGGTGAAATCCGGCTCACGCCCGAGCGCTACGGCAAGGTCAACCGCGACTGGCTGGAAAATATCCGCGACTGGAACATCTCCCGCCAGCTCTGGTGGGGCCACCAGATTCCCGCGTGGTACGACGAGGAGGGCAACGTCTATGTGCCCGACCCGGGGAACCCCGAACTGGACTGCGACCAGGACCCGCGCTACGCGCACCTGAATCTGCGCCGCGACCCCGACGTGTTCGACACGTGGTTCTCTTCCAACCTCTGGCCCTTTTCCACGATGGGCTGGCCCGACACCGATTGCGAGGACTACCGCAAGTTCTACCCGACACAGGTGCTGGTCACCGGCTACGACATCCTCTTTTTCTGGGTGGCGCGGATGGAAATGGCCGGGTACGCGATGACTGGGCAGGCCCCCTTCGAGACGGTGATGCTGCACGGCCTGTACCTCGACGCCAAGGGCCAGAAGATGTCCAAGAGCAAGGGCAACGGCATCGACCCGCTGGAGCTGTTCGGCGAGTACGGGGTGGACGCCTGCCGCTTCGCCTTTACCAGCCTCAGCACGGGCGGGCAGGACATCCGGCACGACCCCCGGCGCTTCGAGCAGGGCCGCAACTTCGCCAACAAGCTGTGGAACGCGGCCCGCTTCGCCCGGCTACGGCTCGCGGAGGCGGCCCCGGCGCTCACGGGCGACGACGAGCTGACCCGCTACGTGCGGAGCGCGGTGGAGCAGCCCGATGCCCACGGCAGCGACCCCATGCGGAGCCGGGACGTGCTGGCGGCGCTGAGAAACCGCCTCGACCTCACGCTGGCCGACCGCTGGATCATCAGCCGCCTGAACGCGGTGACGGCGGAGGCGACGGCCCAGCTCGACGAGTACGACATCGGAGCGGCCATCCGGACCCTCTACGCCTTCACCTGGGACGAGTTCTGCGACTGGTACATCGAGGCGGCCAAGCCTGCGCTCGCGGCGGGGCACCTGGGCACGCTGGCGACCCTCAAGGCCGTGCTGGAGCACATCCTGAAGCTGCTGCACCCCTTCATCCCCTTTATCACCTCCGAGCTGTACACCCACCTGGGGCACCGCCGCCAGATCGCGCTGCACTCGTGGCCGCAGCCCGACGCCGCGCTGCACGACGCGGAGGCCACCCGCGCCTTCGACGCGCTGCGGGCCGCCGTGAGCGCTGCCCGTTCCCTCAAGAACGAGCTGGGCCTCTCGCCGCAAGACCGCCTGGGCGTGGCGGTGGAGGGCGACCTCGCCGCGACCGTGCTGGAGAACGCCCGCATCGTGGAGGGGATCGCCCGCGTGACGCTGGTGCCGGAGCTGGAGGGCCGCACGCTCAGCGCCGTGGAGCAGGGCGTGACCGTCCGCGCCCCGCTGGAGGGCACGGTGGATATCGCCGACTGGCTGGGCAAACAGCAAAAGCGGCTTGCCGAGTTGGACAAGCAGATCAAGCAGGCCCAGGGCAAGCTGAACAACGCCGGATTCGTGGCCCGCGCCCCGCAGGAGGTCGTGGAGGAGGAGCGCCGCCGGGTGCAGGACTTTTCCGCGCAGAGGGAACGGCTGGAGGCGGTGCTGGCGCAGTTCGCGTAA
- a CDS encoding AAA family ATPase, with product MVTFHLLVGLPGSGKTTLARRLEEGHRALRLTPDEWMLPLFSAGESGDRRWVLENELLWGVAARALSLGVSVVLDYGLWSRAERDEFRSRGEALGVRVELLWLDVPQPELWRRLEARNRDLPPHTFSISRAELEEWWTLFQRPGPDELSQSEWRILNP from the coding sequence ATGGTTACCTTCCACCTTCTCGTCGGTCTGCCCGGCTCCGGCAAGACCACGCTGGCGCGGCGGCTGGAAGAGGGGCACCGGGCGCTGCGGCTGACGCCCGACGAGTGGATGCTGCCCCTCTTCAGCGCGGGCGAGTCGGGAGACAGACGCTGGGTGCTTGAAAACGAGTTGCTGTGGGGTGTGGCAGCCCGCGCCCTCAGCCTGGGTGTCAGTGTGGTGCTGGACTACGGGCTGTGGTCGCGGGCCGAGCGCGACGAGTTTCGGAGCCGGGGCGAGGCGCTGGGGGTGAGGGTGGAACTGCTGTGGCTGGACGTGCCGCAGCCGGAGCTGTGGCGACGGTTGGAGGCCCGCAACCGTGACCTGCCTCCACACACCTTCTCCATCTCGCGGGCGGAGTTGGAAGAATGGTGGACCCTCTTCCAACGTCCTGGTCCCGACGAGCTGAGCCAGAGCGAATGGCGCATCCTGAATCCATGA
- a CDS encoding (2Fe-2S)-binding protein produces MNVTVTVNGKAHTRDVEPRTLLVHFLRENLGLTGTHVGCDTSQCGACTVHLNGEAVKSCTVLAVQAGGMEVTTIEGIGTAADLHPLQAGFWEKHGLQCGFCTPGMIMSAAELLRHDPDPSEATIRHHLEGNYCRCTGYHNIVLAVQHAAAAMREREAGQAADD; encoded by the coding sequence GTGAACGTCACCGTGACGGTCAACGGCAAGGCCCACACCCGCGACGTGGAACCCCGCACCCTGCTGGTGCATTTCCTGCGTGAGAACCTGGGCCTGACCGGCACCCACGTTGGCTGCGACACCAGCCAGTGCGGGGCCTGCACGGTCCACCTGAACGGCGAGGCGGTCAAAAGCTGCACGGTCCTCGCGGTGCAGGCGGGCGGCATGGAGGTTACGACCATCGAGGGCATCGGCACCGCCGCCGACCTCCACCCCCTCCAGGCAGGCTTTTGGGAGAAACACGGCCTCCAGTGCGGCTTTTGCACGCCCGGCATGATCATGAGCGCCGCCGAACTCCTGCGCCACGACCCCGACCCCAGCGAGGCCACGATTCGCCACCACCTCGAAGGCAACTACTGCCGCTGCACCGGCTATCACAACATCGTCCTCGCCGTGCAGCACGCGGCGGCGGCGATGCGGGAGCGGGAGGCGGGGCAGGCGGCGGATGACTGA